One genomic window of Sphingomonas ginsengisoli An et al. 2013 includes the following:
- a CDS encoding spermidine synthase, with the protein MIPRTLVASAQIPNGPEMRLYRRGEDHMILLEREELMSSRQSGSEVALATLTADRLGPRPGQRWLIGGYGMGFTLRAALSKLPGDADVTVAELVPEIIDWARGPMAALTAGGLDDPRVTVAMGDVTDEIAKGGWDAILLDVDNGPDALVRAQNQWLYEPGGLAVARRALKPKGLLAIWSASSDAKFSKTLAAAGFAIEEKVVRARSNGKGPRHHIWFARPR; encoded by the coding sequence GTGATCCCCCGCACGCTTGTCGCGTCAGCGCAAATCCCCAACGGTCCCGAGATGCGGCTCTATCGCCGCGGCGAGGATCACATGATCCTGCTCGAGCGCGAGGAGCTGATGAGCAGCCGCCAATCGGGCTCGGAGGTCGCGCTGGCGACGCTGACCGCCGACCGGCTGGGCCCACGGCCCGGGCAGCGCTGGCTGATCGGCGGCTATGGCATGGGCTTCACCCTGCGCGCGGCGCTGTCGAAGCTGCCCGGCGACGCCGACGTAACGGTGGCCGAGCTGGTGCCCGAGATCATCGACTGGGCGCGGGGGCCGATGGCGGCGCTGACCGCCGGCGGGCTCGACGACCCGCGGGTGACCGTGGCGATGGGCGACGTCACCGACGAGATTGCCAAGGGCGGGTGGGACGCGATCCTGCTCGACGTCGACAACGGTCCCGACGCGCTGGTCCGCGCGCAGAACCAGTGGCTGTACGAGCCGGGCGGGCTGGCGGTCGCGAGGCGCGCGCTCAAGCCCAAGGGATTGCTGGCGATCTGGTCGGCGTCGTCCGACGCGAAGTTCAGCAAGACGCTCGCCGCCGCCGGCTTCGCCATCGAGGAAAAGGTCGTTCGCGCGCGCAGCAACGGCAAGGGGCCGCGCCACCACATCTGGTTCGCCCGCCCGCGCTGA
- a CDS encoding 2-oxoacid:acceptor oxidoreductase subunit alpha codes for MASASHLLTPEEAHADLPQEAVVVRFAGDSGDGMQLTGGQFTLSTALAGNDLATFPDFPAEIRAPQGTTFGVSAFQINFGSTAIETAGDQPDVLVAMNPAALKTNVGALREGGLIIADEGEFSQRNLAKAGYDANPLEDDSLAKWQLVKFNISQLTMDAVKPFGLGNKEALRCKNMWTLGLALWMFDRSREPIVDWLKTKFAKAPQLAEANIAALNAGHAYGETVEMGAAVKPRHIAAAPAEPGLYRTVTGAEALGLGLVAGAQLAELPMFFGSYPITPASPLLHHLSRLKEYDITTFQAEDEIAAICAAIGASYAGSLGVTSSSGPGIALKTEAMGLAFMTELPLVIVNSQRGGPSTGLPTKTEQSDLYQAVYGRNGDAPLPVIAARSPADAFECAIEACRIAVHYMTPVMLLTDGYIANAAEPWKVPDMSGFAPFPVTFAGAETPRNAEGKLLPYARDAKLARPWIRPGTPGLTHRIGGIEKNPGTGDLDYSPAAHAEMTRQRHQKVLGIADDIPEQEVCLGQAGAALAVVGWGSTFGPIHQAVRRLRAKGHDVAHVHLRHIWPLPRNLGELLKGFGRIIVPEMNAGQLKTVLRDQYLVDARSLTKVSGQPFQIAEIEAAILDALGGTTPANLRPDAGQLPTPDSGHDDGRLVREEGA; via the coding sequence ATGGCCTCGGCCTCTCATTTGCTCACTCCCGAAGAAGCCCACGCCGACCTGCCCCAGGAGGCGGTGGTCGTCCGGTTCGCCGGCGACAGCGGCGACGGCATGCAGCTAACCGGCGGACAGTTCACGCTGTCGACCGCGCTGGCCGGCAACGACCTCGCCACTTTTCCCGACTTCCCCGCCGAAATCCGTGCACCGCAGGGGACGACGTTCGGGGTGTCGGCCTTCCAGATCAATTTCGGCTCGACCGCAATCGAGACCGCGGGCGACCAGCCCGACGTGCTGGTGGCGATGAACCCGGCGGCGCTCAAGACCAACGTCGGCGCGCTGCGCGAGGGCGGGCTGATCATTGCCGACGAGGGCGAGTTCTCGCAGCGCAACCTCGCCAAGGCGGGCTATGACGCCAATCCGCTCGAGGACGACAGCCTGGCGAAGTGGCAGCTGGTCAAGTTCAACATCAGCCAGCTGACGATGGACGCGGTGAAGCCGTTCGGCCTTGGCAACAAGGAAGCGCTGCGTTGCAAGAACATGTGGACGCTGGGGCTGGCGCTGTGGATGTTCGACCGCAGCCGCGAGCCGATCGTCGACTGGCTCAAGACCAAGTTCGCCAAGGCGCCTCAGCTCGCCGAAGCCAATATCGCGGCGCTGAACGCCGGCCACGCCTATGGCGAGACGGTCGAGATGGGCGCAGCGGTCAAGCCGCGGCACATCGCCGCCGCACCGGCCGAGCCGGGGCTCTACCGGACGGTGACCGGGGCCGAAGCGCTCGGGCTCGGGCTGGTCGCGGGGGCGCAACTGGCCGAATTGCCGATGTTCTTCGGCTCCTATCCGATCACCCCAGCCTCGCCGCTGCTGCACCACCTCAGCCGCCTCAAGGAATATGACATCACCACCTTCCAGGCGGAGGACGAGATCGCGGCGATCTGCGCGGCGATCGGCGCGTCCTATGCCGGAAGCCTGGGGGTGACCTCGTCGTCGGGGCCGGGAATCGCGCTCAAGACCGAGGCGATGGGGCTGGCGTTCATGACCGAGCTGCCGCTGGTGATCGTCAACTCGCAGCGCGGCGGGCCGTCGACCGGGCTGCCGACCAAGACCGAGCAGTCGGACCTCTACCAGGCGGTCTATGGCCGCAACGGCGATGCGCCGCTGCCGGTGATCGCCGCGCGCTCGCCCGCCGACGCGTTCGAATGCGCGATCGAGGCGTGCCGGATCGCGGTCCATTACATGACGCCGGTCATGCTGCTGACCGACGGCTATATCGCCAATGCCGCCGAGCCGTGGAAGGTGCCCGACATGAGCGGCTTCGCGCCGTTCCCGGTGACGTTCGCGGGCGCCGAGACGCCGCGCAACGCCGAGGGCAAATTGCTGCCCTATGCGCGCGACGCCAAGCTGGCGCGGCCGTGGATCCGGCCGGGGACGCCCGGTCTCACCCATCGGATTGGCGGGATTGAGAAAAACCCCGGCACCGGCGACCTCGATTATTCTCCCGCCGCGCATGCCGAGATGACCCGCCAGCGGCACCAGAAGGTGCTCGGCATCGCCGACGACATTCCCGAGCAGGAGGTTTGCCTGGGCCAGGCCGGGGCCGCGCTAGCGGTGGTCGGCTGGGGTTCGACCTTCGGGCCGATCCACCAGGCGGTGCGGCGGTTGAGGGCCAAGGGCCACGACGTCGCCCACGTCCACCTGCGCCACATCTGGCCGCTGCCGCGCAACCTCGGTGAGCTGCTCAAGGGGTTCGGGCGGATCATCGTGCCGGAGATGAATGCGGGTCAGCTCAAGACCGTGCTGCGCGACCAGTATCTGGTCGACGCGCGCTCGCTGACCAAGGTGTCGGGCCAGCCGTTCCAGATCGCCGAGATCGAGGCCGCGATCCTCGACGCGCTCGGCGGGACCACGCCCGCCAATCTCCGCCCCGACGCGGGCCAGCTGCCGACCCCCGACAGCGGGCACGACGACGGCCGGCTGGTCCGCGAGGAGGGGGCATGA
- a CDS encoding cryptochrome/photolyase family protein, which translates to MTAPHLVWLRQDLRLDDQPAFAAAAEAGPVVALFVLDDETPGAWKIGGAQRWWLHHSLAALNEEIEAKGGALILRRGRAAKVVAEVADQLGAEAIHAVRHYEPWWRAAEEALGERLTLHEGDVLHDPDDLRTGAGGRFKIYGPFYRALAQTLPPAAPVAAPRRFDAPARLPHSEALGSWKLLPTKPDWAGGFDVWEPGERGARKRLRAFAGHVGDYGKLRDHPSEDATSRLSPHLHWGEVSPRRVWQAVHEVRSDKFARELAWRDFSRAVILGDPKVGEKEQRPSGVHYREGKRADADFVAWTRGRTGYPLVDAGMRQLWTMGWMHNRARLVTSSFLIKHLLLPWWRGEQWFWDTLVDADYANNSQNWQWSAGTGFDSQPFYRVMAPLTQSAKFDAADYIRRWVPELAKLSDADIHDPHGRGVAPADYPEPLIGHKEARERALEAFRKRTSR; encoded by the coding sequence ATGACCGCTCCACATCTCGTCTGGCTGCGCCAGGACCTTCGGCTCGACGACCAGCCCGCCTTCGCCGCAGCGGCCGAGGCCGGGCCGGTGGTGGCGCTGTTCGTGCTCGACGATGAAACCCCCGGCGCGTGGAAGATCGGCGGGGCGCAGCGCTGGTGGCTGCACCACAGCCTGGCCGCGCTCAACGAGGAGATCGAGGCCAAGGGCGGGGCGCTGATCCTGCGGCGGGGTCGGGCGGCCAAGGTGGTGGCCGAGGTCGCCGACCAGCTTGGCGCCGAGGCGATCCACGCGGTGCGGCATTACGAGCCATGGTGGCGGGCAGCCGAAGAGGCGCTGGGTGAGCGGCTGACGCTCCACGAGGGCGACGTGCTGCACGATCCCGACGATCTGCGCACCGGCGCGGGCGGGCGGTTCAAGATCTATGGGCCCTTCTATCGCGCGCTGGCGCAGACGCTGCCGCCAGCCGCGCCGGTCGCCGCGCCGCGCCGGTTCGATGCGCCCGCCAGGCTGCCGCACAGCGAGGCGCTGGGCAGCTGGAAGCTGCTGCCGACCAAGCCCGACTGGGCGGGCGGGTTCGACGTGTGGGAGCCCGGCGAGAGAGGCGCGCGCAAGCGGCTGCGGGCGTTCGCGGGTCATGTCGGCGACTATGGCAAGCTACGCGATCACCCGAGCGAGGACGCGACCTCGCGGCTGTCGCCGCACCTTCACTGGGGCGAGGTCAGCCCGCGGCGGGTGTGGCAGGCGGTCCACGAGGTCCGCAGCGACAAGTTCGCGCGCGAGCTCGCCTGGCGGGATTTCTCGCGCGCGGTGATACTGGGCGATCCCAAAGTGGGCGAGAAGGAGCAGCGGCCGAGCGGGGTCCATTACCGCGAGGGCAAGCGCGCCGACGCCGACTTCGTCGCCTGGACGCGGGGGCGGACGGGCTATCCTTTGGTCGACGCCGGGATGCGCCAGCTGTGGACGATGGGCTGGATGCACAACCGCGCGCGGCTGGTGACGTCGAGCTTCTTGATCAAGCATCTGCTGCTGCCGTGGTGGCGGGGCGAGCAATGGTTTTGGGACACGCTGGTCGACGCCGATTACGCCAACAACAGCCAGAACTGGCAGTGGAGCGCGGGCACCGGCTTCGACAGCCAGCCCTTCTACCGGGTGATGGCGCCGCTGACCCAGTCGGCGAAGTTCGACGCGGCCGACTATATCCGGCGCTGGGTGCCCGAGCTCGCGAAGCTGTCGGACGCCGACATCCACGATCCGCACGGGCGCGGGGTCGCGCCCGCGGACTATCCCGAGCCGCTGATCGGGCACAAGGAAGCGCGCGAGCGGGCGCTCGAGGCTTTTCGCAAACGGACGAGCCGCTAG
- a CDS encoding PEPxxWA-CTERM sorting domain-containing protein produces MKIAGLLLAASALFAVPTAANATVVFDVVNGVSSTQAIAFTAGSASTAVTLSGYDVPSFSSFTNIYLYAAGSTTNLLGTHFSFTPAACGSLANEFGGSTTGTNNLSFGGTCTGSYDSFAQTIATIAGASYTLGFNANFSGGGESAGNAGLRADVSNAVAAVPEPGTWALMILGFGAVGYGMRRRRATTTSVAFA; encoded by the coding sequence ATGAAAATTGCTGGCCTGTTGCTCGCCGCCTCGGCGCTATTCGCCGTTCCTACCGCCGCCAATGCGACCGTCGTTTTCGACGTCGTCAACGGGGTGAGCTCGACCCAGGCGATCGCCTTCACCGCCGGTTCGGCGAGCACCGCGGTGACCCTCTCCGGCTATGACGTCCCCAGCTTCTCGAGCTTCACCAACATCTATCTCTATGCCGCGGGCAGCACCACCAACCTGCTCGGCACCCACTTCTCCTTCACCCCGGCGGCCTGCGGTTCACTGGCCAACGAGTTTGGCGGCAGCACGACCGGCACCAACAACCTCAGCTTCGGCGGCACCTGCACGGGCTCGTACGATTCGTTCGCGCAGACCATCGCGACGATCGCCGGCGCGTCCTACACGCTCGGCTTCAATGCCAACTTCTCGGGCGGCGGAGAAAGCGCTGGCAACGCCGGCCTGCGCGCCGACGTCTCGAACGCCGTCGCCGCGGTGCCGGAGCCGGGCACCTGGGCGCTGATGATCCTGGGTTTCGGGGCGGTCGGTTATGGCATGCGCCGGCGTCGCGCGACGACGACGAGCGTCGCCTTCGCCTGA
- a CDS encoding 2-oxoacid:ferredoxin oxidoreductase subunit beta, protein MNELTPLEKTTAKDWASDQEVRWCPGCGDYAVLKAVQRTMPDLGIAREKTVFVSGIGCSSRFPYYMETYGFHTIHGRAPAVATGIKLANPELDVWIITGDGDALSIGGNHTMHVLRRNLDCQILLFNNEIYGLTKGQYSPTSQIGTRSPSTPFGSVDRPARPCAFALGAGARFVARGIDVNKNLPDVLKAAHAHRGAAFVEIFQNCVVYNDDVFAPFTAREVANDMQLWLKAGEKMLFAGGAKGLALDAETLTLKVVAGDDPAVLVHDPKNRSLAHMLVELPTHSFPVALGVLYDDPAPTFAEAVIEQNRTAAAGKKPDLQALVSKGQSWMVDKEPRAE, encoded by the coding sequence ATGAACGAACTCACTCCCCTCGAAAAGACCACCGCCAAGGACTGGGCGAGCGACCAGGAAGTGCGTTGGTGTCCGGGCTGCGGCGACTATGCGGTGCTCAAGGCGGTGCAGCGGACGATGCCCGACCTCGGCATCGCGCGCGAGAAGACGGTGTTCGTCTCCGGCATCGGCTGCTCGAGCCGCTTTCCTTATTACATGGAGACTTACGGCTTCCATACGATCCACGGCCGGGCGCCGGCGGTGGCGACGGGGATCAAGCTCGCCAATCCCGAGCTGGATGTGTGGATCATCACCGGCGACGGCGATGCGCTGAGCATCGGCGGCAATCACACGATGCACGTGCTGCGCCGCAACCTCGATTGCCAGATCCTGTTATTCAACAACGAAATCTACGGGCTGACCAAGGGCCAATATTCGCCGACCAGCCAGATCGGCACGCGCAGCCCGTCGACCCCGTTCGGCTCGGTCGACCGGCCGGCGCGGCCGTGCGCCTTTGCGCTTGGCGCCGGGGCGCGGTTTGTGGCGCGCGGGATCGACGTCAACAAGAACTTGCCCGACGTGCTCAAGGCGGCGCACGCCCACCGCGGCGCGGCGTTCGTCGAGATTTTCCAGAATTGCGTGGTCTATAATGACGACGTGTTCGCGCCCTTCACCGCGCGCGAGGTCGCAAACGACATGCAGCTGTGGCTCAAGGCCGGCGAGAAGATGCTGTTCGCCGGCGGGGCCAAGGGGCTGGCGCTCGACGCCGAGACCCTCACGCTCAAGGTGGTGGCCGGGGACGATCCGGCGGTGCTGGTGCACGATCCCAAGAACCGCTCGCTCGCGCACATGCTGGTCGAGCTGCCGACGCACAGCTTCCCGGTCGCGCTCGGCGTGCTCTACGACGATCCCGCGCCGACCTTCGCCGAGGCGGTGATCGAGCAGAATCGCACCGCGGCCGCGGGCAAGAAGCCCGACCTCCAGGCGCTGGTCAGCAAGGGCCAGAGCTGGATGGTGGATAAGGAACCGCGCGCTGAATAA